TAGGAATGAACAGtcaaaataaatatgaagaaaatttgatagaaataaagaaaagtgTTGTTCGGATGGATAGAAGTAAAACTAAACGTAGTGAAATTTGTATACCCTTATATAGATGAGTTGAAAGAGTAaggaaataaagaaattatactGAAATTATTTGTAGATATGAAGTCTATTGGTGTGGCATAAGTGGAAGTTAATGTTTTTGTTGGGGCGCGACATTTGTCAACAATGGAAATACCAAACTCAATCCACATCGAAGTTACTACAACCTCTAGATCTATCGGAACTGATTGATTTTATCACTACACTTTCCAAGTTTAAATATTGGTGATGGTTGATAGACTGATGCCCATCTTCTTCCCCTTAAGCATGCCTTTCTTAGGTAATGACTGATTTTGACTGTTAAATTGAAAGGGACAAcctgtattaaaatatataagatcgaatatctataatattctttaaaaaaaaatcaaaatataaaaaggttTCAATTATTACGCTATTTTTTTTTCGAGATTGTGATGAATCTATCACAATTATAATCATGATTGTTTTTATCACCACTGTTCTTGTTAGTGTCACCATTCCCATATTTGCCGCCAATGCAATGACTGCCACAGCTATCACTGTATGAACGTTGGTGGTGGTTGCAATAGTTATCATGACATTGATGTTAGCAGTAGTTGTTGCAGTGGTTTTTGCAAAAGTGACACTGATCATCATGACATTAATGATGATTGTAATGAGAATAATAACaatgacaataataataatcttgtAATAATCAATGTGGATAGACAATAATAATCCGTGGATGTTGAACATGTTTGTGGTGGTTTTACAATAAATTTGAAAGAGTGATGAGATGATCTAGTTCTTTTAGAGTctgatatttttgtttgattacgtttttagaaaatttattgtATGTATTTTGATCCAGtctttctatttaatttatcaGTTTAGATTATTAAACTtctttttacataaaaaaagtatattctAATATGATGATAATATATATCTTTAAAAGAATTCTTCCTCATCCTATATAcatgaaagaaagaatataGAATAATGTACTGACCCTTCTTAGACATGAATAGAACACATCACAAAGGATGAGGACCTATAAGCTTAAACTATTAATTGAAAATACAGGACACCGGACACtattaatgtttaaattatagGGGACGAGAGTTGCATATACAATTGGAAAAATTCTAATGAAATGagtagaataataaaataagatgatgaactcaaatttttttaattttttttgtgattgcATACCTAAAAAGTGagacattattttattttatattgtactTCCTCTTCTGCTAGTTAAAAGACTAATAAGCATTTAATAATACCAATGTACCTCATCTATTGTCTGCATTGTTAAAGTTTCAAAAAGGTGTTGACGTGTAAATGCAAcaaaaaaataggtttttaaattttaattaaaaaagggTTAGACAAGTTAAACAGTGTTTGTACAAATAAAATGTGGACGTTAAGAGACCAGAGAATAAAGTTTCTTACTTTCAGTGAGGCGCAGTTGGAGACTCCATTAGAGTGGTATGGGTTGGTAAAATACTGCACTGAAGTGCAATGTTGGCTTAAACTCCTTTCGAATGCCCTGCCTGGGCATGAAACTAGGCCAGAGTGCAATAGATTGGGCAGAAACTCATGCTCTAGGTTAGAAAGCTTGCTTGAAGAGAGAAGATACCAATGTCTTTGAATACTACTTGAGTGAAAAATGGAGCAAAGACTGTCCCCACTTAACTTTTAGCTAGTAGGAGTCGTGAATTAGCTGCAGCCCCATTCTCCTTTCAAACATATGTCTTGTATTTCTTTGACTAACTAAACTAGTAACATAGCTAACTAATAACTAAAGGATCTAtcagataattttaattttgtttactcTGCAGTAGCTTTTCTCTGAAACTTCCAACAATAGAGATTTAATGTTATGTGGTTATTGGCTTTGTAGATTTGTACAATTTGGTCCAGAGGTTAAATGCAACTGTGGTGCAGCAAATTGTCAAGGCTTTCTAGGGACCAAAAAGAAGATTGGCAAGCTAGATTTCTGTTGGGGCTCTAAACGCAAGCGAACATCATCAAATGCTTGCATTACGCTGGTAACAACTGTATGATATGCCAATATATTAAGTGTATCCATCACTGTTGTAATGTAGACAGAAAAGTGAAAAGGGATGGTCGGATGGAGAGGTCTGGGTGTAAGAAAAGATGGCAAAAGAATATCTCAAATATTCTGTTCCATTGTTGTAGAGGGAAATGCCAATTTATTGATTCAAGATTTTGACAGCGTTGTCACTCAAATTTTCATCCCAGGAATTAAAACATGTAAATTGATATTTCTGAGATAGCACACATCAGTGTTGAATAATGACCAGTATCAAATTTgtgtttgattaaaatttgaagtATTCTTATTTCTAAATCGTGAAGGATGGTGAAATCAATTTTACCAATTAATCGAAATGTACTGTTAGGCTGGAAACTGAAGTACTTCCTAAAAATGGATGAAGAAGGATCAACAATGTTACATAAGATCTGCTTTAACTGATCGGAGTAGTAGATACTACAACTTTTTGGTTTACTAACAAATTCCTaacctaatattttttttaaaagcacataacaatttgattttttcaaattaGTCTTTTAATCTTGTAAGATTATACATTTAGGATACTTAAGTTCTTTACATGGTTCTAGCCATTGGTAGggaatataaaacaataatcttTATCAATACTGTTATGTGCATGTAagtttaattcttttaactataataaaaaataaaagggtcattattataattatgaaaatgaatttaaataattctaataattttgtcgtagatagtttttatttattttttagatgtttttttaatcacagatggttattttaattttaaaaaattgtttaatttaaaaaataaccaaattaagaaaaacagttaaattttaaaaaaatggtcagaataaaattagtaagaaaattattttagtttagaaaATAGTTACTTAAATGAATAAGCTTGGAAAAAATATGTACTTAATAGTTACAAAAACAATTGTTTATTAATAGTTAAGTTATGACTACTGTTTACAGCACAATTTCTTATATGAAGTAAAGATTAAAATATGgatttttttacatgtttattGTCTCTTAAGATGAAATtctataaattgttttttagttCTTTCAACctgattttaataaaatcatctACTTGCATAAAAATATTTGCAAGTAAAAATTTGTTATTACATCTAAGAATTTTATTGCAATTTGTAGTTCTTAAGTGGCAAATGATAGTTTATTCAATGAAAAAGGAGGGTCAAAACGTACAAGTTTCACTGTAGTATTGGCTTTTTTTGTTCAGTTCTAGtcactttttcttccattttttacACAACAATTAGAGTTATATCTTGTTCAagaacactttttttttttgcaattatttttttaggttGAATATATGCTTTTCAAATTAGTCAAACAAGACTTTCATGAGGGTGTCTAAAATGATGAAGTATATGACGCTGATTAATATAATAGTATTATgacaattaatttattgtttaaatattgGAAGACATATTAGTTTTTGAAATGATttctatttatagtttaattttatgcATGTTGAACAAATCTATTATCTTTCAATTAAACTAaactaattaactttttattcattttcttacttttaaataaatcattcatTCAGCTGTCACAGGTTCCTTACTCAAATGCTGTTTGAAGAAGGTgcgataaaataaaacaaacggCGTTAACAAATACCGTGAAATGGAATAGAAGATGAGCAGGTCCAAAAGACAAACATCGAACGCGGGCAAACGGTTAATAACAGTGCAGACAACCTCCGTTTCCAAGTCGCAGCAAAACCCGACAACCCAcctgaaagagagagaaagagagtggTCAATAGCAGTCAACACATCTTGTTTTCTTTCACTCGGCTGTTCGCTAATCAACAAAACAAGATCAAATCAAAACCAGAAAATGAAAATTCGTGCTCGAATCATAAACTGAACAAACCAAAAATTGTCGTGCACTGTCATGGAAGAGGAAGAACCGATGCAGCAACCGCTCACAGACTCGTCGCTAACCACCCATTCATCAACTTCCACTGCTTCCGATGAAGAGCAACCCCACTCAGAAACCCTATCTCTGCATTCTTCTTCTCGTAAGTTGCGTTTCAATAAcacttttttcttctctgttATATTGTATTGATAGTAGTAAATACTGAATAATGGTGTGTTCATGCGGCAGATATGCAAAGAAGCTCTACCGCAAGTAAGCTTGGTCAAGATGAGAGTAAGGTTAGAGCATCTgtgttaaattattaattttaaaaaaattaaaacattgagATTGTGAATTTCAAaggtgtgatttttttttttttttttttttaattttgaaatgttcTGCTTGGTCTCAGTCACCTTATAAAGGGATTCTGGACGTGGTTTATGAGCCGTTGTTGTTGCTTCTTGTTCTTATGAGTGCTGAAGATATAGGTTTAGAATGACTATGGCTATGGCTACCCAGCTTTATTAAGTGCTTTTTAAATCAGTGTTTGTGTATAAGATATTTCTAGAATCCAAGACGAAATGAGGTTTAGTATTATTGAAATAAGCTTAAATGTATCATAAGCTATGTTGTAATCTCTTCCGAATGAGTGTTCATGTCATTAGATAACCCCAATTAAGCTATGATTAAGCTCTTTAAACACACCCTCAGTGTATTTTTCTGTCACTGTTTGAAAGTTTCGTGACTTCTTGGCCTTTAAAGGTATTTGTGAGGCTTAGAAACCTGAGGTTACATGAAgcttataaaagaaaacaagaagcAAATAGTCTCGAATTATAGAATTATTCCTTGacagtaaaaattaatttgaccAAAACTGCCATGAATCCAGCTGCAAAATCCAGTTTTTGATGTTTGGTATTAGATCTTCCATGAATAAATGGATCGGAGTTTGATACTTTGATTCATGCTCTCCCTTCTCTGCTTCCCATTTATTTGATTTCTTCAGCACTGAAATGCACCATTTTATGTACAGCAGTCAGCACAGCATTCTGATGAGGAAACTATTGTAAAGGAGACAGTAGAGGCACCTCAAAAACAGACAGAAAGTCAACTTCAGATGTCTGTTTGTTCAACTTCATCGTCTAAACTATCACCAACTTCTGTATCAATGTATTTATCATCTGCCCCTAGTTCAAGTGTACCACAACAGAGACCATCTCCCAAAGCTGTAAAAGTGCAAAAAATGGACAAAGGAACTCCTTCTGGTGATACAACCTTGTCTTCAGTTTCTGTTTCAAGGACATCTGCATCTGATGGATACAACTGGCGGAAGTATGGTCAGAAGCAAGTGAAGAGTCCTACAGGTTCTCGAAGTTATTACAGGTGTACCCATTCAAATTGTTGTGCAAAGAAGATTAAATTTTGTGACCATTCAGGATATGTGATAGAGATTGTTTACAAAAGTCAACATAGTCATGATCCCCCACACATAGTTGATTCTACTAAGGAAAGTAAATTCCTGCCTTACAGTGAACCTAAAATAAAATGCAGTATTCCAAAGCAGTCTAGCAGAGTTCAAATTGATTCTGATCCATCTTCTCCAAGAAAACCTTTATATGAATCACCTTGCAGTGCcaataaaaatcaagaaaacTCATCCCATGATGAGAATGACAAAGTTTTGTTGAAAAAAGAGCATGTTAATGACCCTGAGCCAAAAAGAAGGCAAGTTGcatatgaattaattttttttcataggaAATTTTTGAGGAATTTACTCTTTTTCTTGTACATGTGGCTGGATGTAATGTCTAATGCTCTTGTCCTTAATATGATAACTAGACTGAACAAAGGTGATTTAACATGCTTGGATTCAGCAATAAAACCTGGAAAGAAACCGAAGTTTGTTGTACATGCAGCAGAGGATATGGGGATATCAAGTGATGGATACCGATGGCGCAAATATGGACAAAAATTGGTGAAGGGAAACCCACATTTCAGGTTCATGGTTATATCTTgctttctttttgtattttaaataataccCCTACTCGTAGTTCTGTTCTTCTATGGAAGTCGTAGCTGCAGTGtggaattttataaataaatttcctGTTTGATTTGTTGGGTCAAATCAATTGAAGATATTGGTTTCACAAAAAATCTCTCGTGCTTATGTTCATAGATGCCATTGTTTTGGTTAATCAATAAATGGAATGCTAAGAAGT
This Vigna angularis cultivar LongXiaoDou No.4 chromosome 4, ASM1680809v1, whole genome shotgun sequence DNA region includes the following protein-coding sequences:
- the LOC108330796 gene encoding probable WRKY transcription factor 32: MEEEEPMQQPLTDSSLTTHSSTSTASDEEQPHSETLSLHSSSHMQRSSTASKLGQDESKQSAQHSDEETIVKETVEAPQKQTESQLQMSVCSTSSSKLSPTSVSMYLSSAPSSSVPQQRPSPKAVKVQKMDKGTPSGDTTLSSVSVSRTSASDGYNWRKYGQKQVKSPTGSRSYYRCTHSNCCAKKIKFCDHSGYVIEIVYKSQHSHDPPHIVDSTKESKFLPYSEPKIKCSIPKQSSRVQIDSDPSSPRKPLYESPCSANKNQENSSHDENDKVLLKKEHVNDPEPKRRLNKGDLTCLDSAIKPGKKPKFVVHAAEDMGISSDGYRWRKYGQKLVKGNPHFRNYYRCTSAGCPVRKHIETAVDNAKTVIITYKGVHDHDMPVAKKRQGPPRASLVAAAAPASMKNLHFKKGGLVQNEETSSAQCSEDTEDEALDLGGEKAIESARTLLSIGFEI